A single window of Plasmodium reichenowi strain SY57 chromosome 12, whole genome shotgun sequence DNA harbors:
- a CDS encoding thymidylate kinase — translation MTDDKKKGKFIVFEGLDRSGKSTQSKLLVEYLKNNNVEVKHLYFPNRETGIGQIISKYLKMENSMSNETIHLLFSANRWEHMNEIKSLLLKGIWVVCDRYAYSGVAYSSGALNLNKTWCMNPDQGLIKPDVVFYLNVPPNYAQNRSDYGEEIYEKVETQKKIYETYKHFAHEDYWINIDATRKIEDIHNDIVKEVTKIKVEPEEFNFLWS, via the exons atgactgacgataaaaaaaaaggaaaatttATAGTTTTTGAAGGTTTAGATAg ATCCGGGAAATCTACCCAGTCAAAACTACTTGttgaatatttaaaaaataataatgttgaAGTTAAGCATTTGTATTTCCCAa ATAGGGAAACTGGAATAGGTCAAATAATTTCGAAATATTTAAAGATGGAAAATAGTATGTCTAACGAAActattcatttattattctcAGCCAACAGATGGGAACACAt gAACGAAATAAAAAGTCTCTTGTTAAAAGGTATATGGGTTGTCTGTGATAGATATGCATATTCAGGAGTAGCTTATTCCTCAGGAGCCTTG aatttaaataaaacGTGGTGTATGAACCCGGACCAAGGTCTAATAAAACCGGACGTTGTTTTCTATCTTAATGTCCCACCGAATTACGCTCAAAATAGATCTGACTATG gGGAAGAGATTTACGAAAAAGTAGAAactcaaaaaaaaatttatgaaACTTATAAACACTTTGCACATGAAGATTATTGGATAAATATTGATGCCACAAGAAAGATAGag GACATACACAACGATATAGTTAAAGAGGTAACCAAAATCAAAGTAGAACCAGAAGAATTCAATTTTTTGTGgtcataa
- a CDS encoding hypothetical protein (conserved Plasmodium protein, unknown function), with protein MKRCGLNYQMIKRYFNMSVMNENINKELNVSKYIKTLNISNYNFIIYGLLHGQICGNISSGEDCRNLIQNIKMDYILLELCKERLNKICNDIFLHSKEGNYIIKDKNVNDNNIHDYMYNKTKNLYHNQIKNQNLYHNQIKNQNLYHNQIKNQKLYHNGYNKFSYLPRIHNGFLKNEFIPIIEECLKNKLNIFSCDRNIHIVKNRLDAKLLYDTKSYRNFFTYCTESIALRHYSYDDFIKLYKNYYIPTQNKDETINSQNDLNLNQNLNNLINFIKNKNIHTNKTNDHNHQTCTYLDNLNKLNILPLLNERLKHISKPTYDVLVEEKYKYMVHNIWCFLLNNEKNIFQNKEHNKNILIVCSCNIIEQLYNELQEVYLILFNKYKNNISLNQVHNNTNIKNIHNNQKIKHIIQPIVYQNIYSSYNDYIKPHWPLILLKYYILPYLILYFLLNTLYNLIVWIYKSNMQNTQFPSHKIIKLTI; from the coding sequence ATGAAAAGATGTGGTTTGAATTACCAGATGATAAAACgatattttaatatgtcTGTAAtgaatgaaaatataaataaagagTTAAATgtatcaaaatatattaaaacgTTGAATATTTctaattataattttattatttatggTCTTCTGCATGGTCAAATATGTGGAAATATTTCAAGTGGGGAAGATTGTCGTAACTTAATTcagaatataaaaatggattacatattattagaGTTATGTAAAGAAagattaaataaaatatgtaatgatatatttttacattcGAAAGAAggaaattatattattaaagataaaaatgttaatgataataatatacatgattatatgtataacaaaacaaagaatttatatcataatcaaataaagaatcaaaatttatatcataatcaaataaagaatcaaaatttatatcataatcaaataaagaatcaaaaattatatcataatggttataataaattttccTATTTACCTAGGATACACAACGGCTTTcttaaaaatgaatttattCCTATAATAGAAGAATGcctaaaaaataaattaaatattttttcatgtgatagaaatatacatattgtaaaaaataGACTCGATGCCAAGCTATTATATGATACAAAGTCTTATAGAAACTTCTTTACCTATTGTACAGAATCTATAGCTTTAAGAcattattcatatgatgattttattaaattatataaaaattattatattcctACACAAAATAAGGATGAAACAATTAATTCACAAAAtgatttaaatttaaatcaAAACCTTAATAATCTCATAAACtttattaaaaacaaaaatattcatactaataaaacaaatgaTCATAACCATCAAACTTGTACATATCTTGATAATTTGaacaaattaaatattctACCCTTATTAAATGAAAGGTTAAAACATATTTCCAAACCTACATATGATGTATTAGTAGAagagaaatataaatatatggtACATAATATTTGGTGCTTTctattaaataatgaaaaaaatatatttcaaaataaggaacataacaaaaatatactTATTGTATGTTCttgtaatattattgaaCAACTTTATAACGAATTACAGGAAGTATATCTAATCTTattcaataaatataaaaataatatatcacTCAATCAAgtacataataatacaaatattaaaaatatacataataaccaaaaaataaaacatataatacaaCCTATTGtttatcaaaatatatatagttcatataatgattatataaaacCACATTGGCCTCTCAtacttttaaaatattatattttaccatatctcattttatattttttattaaatacattatataatcttatagtatggatatataaatctaATATGCAAAATACACAATTCCCCTCACACAAAATTATAAAGCTTACCATATGA